The proteins below are encoded in one region of Pseudophryne corroboree isolate aPseCor3 chromosome 8, aPseCor3.hap2, whole genome shotgun sequence:
- the ZBTB34 gene encoding zinc finger and BTB domain-containing protein 34, translating into MDSNSFIQFDVPEYSSTVLSQLNELRLQGKLCDIIVHIQGQPFRAHKAVLAASSPYFRDHSALSTMSGLSISVIKNPNVFEQLLSFCYTGRMSVQLKDVVSFLTAASFLQMQCVIDKCTHILESIHSKINVVGAGGEESQINHNGVKDDSYFANPVDISPPYSGQVRQSIIGNDLKLDGIANKGARSRPQEEGQSDRGSSGSISEHEIQVEGDPEHGDVVRESQSAEVKVKAEKSDRPSCSDSSSLGDDGYHTELVDGEQVVTVNVGTYGSVLQHAYSYSQAASQTTNLSEPYSSISTSSPSRSMLSCYRGGRARPKRSPALTAEVHNVIQSPENETVVSAPSYESSPRERSTRGYWHPYSERLICIYCGKTFNQKGSLDRHMRLHMGITPFVCRFCGKKYTRKDQLEYHIRGHTDDKPFRCEVCGKCFPFQGTLNQHLRKNHPGVAEVRSRIESPERTEGYVDQNDASGSEVNLDSNIEIHTVATTPE; encoded by the coding sequence ATGGACAGCAACAGCTTCATCCAGTTCGATGTGCCAGAGTACAGCAGCACAGTCCTGAGCCAGCTGAATGAACTGCGTCTGCAAGGGAAGCTGTGTGACATCATCGTCCACATTCAGGGCCAGCCGTTCCGCGCACACAAGGCAGTCCTCGCTGCCAGCTCCCCGTACTTCCGCGACCACTCGGCACTAAGCACCATGAGTGGCTTATCCATATCGGTCATCAAAAACCCCAACGTCTTTGAACAACTGCTGTCGTTCTGCtacactggaagaatgtccgtacagcTCAAGGATGTCGTCAGCTTCCTAACGGCGGCCAGCTTTCTGCAAATGCAGTGCGTCATCGACAAGTGCACTCACATCCTGGAGAGCATCCACTCAAAAATCAACGTGGTAGGAGCCGGTGGAGAAGAGAGCCAGATCAACCACAACGGAGTCAAAGACGACAGTTACTTCGCCAACCCGGTAGATATATCTCCCCCTTACAGCGGGCAGGTGCGGCAGTCGATCATAGGCAATGACTTAAAGCTAGATGGGATCGCTAACAAAGGCGCAAGGAGCCGTCCTCAGGAAGAGGGTCAGTCGGACAGAGGCAGTAGCGGTAGCATTTCAGAACACGAAATTCAGGTAGAAGGAGATCCGGAACACGGTGACGTGGTGCGGGAGAGCCAGTCTGCTGAAGTCAAAGTAAAGGCGGAAAAATCCGATCGGCCAAGTTGCTCAGACAGCTCCTCGTTGGGTGATGATGGTTACCACACTGAATTAGTTGACGGTGAACAAGTGGTGACGGTGAATGTAGGCACCTACGGGTCTGTATTGCAACATGCGTATTCATATTCTCAAGCTGCTTCCCAAACTACCAACCTCTCTGAGCCGTACAGTAGCATAAGCACCTCCAGCCCTTCCAGGTCCATGCTTAGCTGCTACCGAGGTGGCCGGGCGCGGCCGAAGAGATCGCCGGCGCTAACCGCCGAGGTTCACAACGTCATTCAGAGCCCTGAAAACGAAACGGTGGTGAGTGCGCCAAGTTACGAGAGCAGCCCCCGGGAGAGGAGCACGCGGGGTTACTGGCATCCCTACAGCGAGAGGCTCATCTGCATCTACTGCGGCAAGACCTTCAACCAAAAAGGGAGCCTGGACCGCCACATGCGGCTACACATGGGAATCACGCCGTTCGTGTGCCGGTTCTGCGGGAAGAAATACACGCGCAAAGACCAGCTGGAATACCACATCCGGGGGCATACGGATGACAAGCCTTTCCGCTGCGAAGTGTGCGGCAAGTGCTTCCCTTTCCAGGGCACCCTGAATCAGCATTTACGAAAAAACCACCCCGGCGTGGCGGAGGTGAGGAGCCGGATAGAATCGCCGGAAAGAACAGAGGGCTACGTAGACCAAAACGACGCTTCGGGGTCAGAAGTGAACCTGGACTCCAATATTGAAATTCACACAGTGGCGACCACGCCCGAATAA